In Agelaius phoeniceus isolate bAgePho1 chromosome 16, bAgePho1.hap1, whole genome shotgun sequence, the DNA window GCCGCAGGCGACGATGCTGCCGAGGCATCGGGGGGTGTCAGTGCCCTTCAGTGCTCCTCATGCCAGCCCCCCGTGCCCCCTGGCACGGCACCCACCGGTCATAGGCGCAGTCGGTGTCGGCCACGGTGGTGTCGGCGCTGTCGGGGATCAGCCACTCGCAGGCGCGCAGGGAGCGCAGGCGGATGGATGGCCACTGGGAGCTGGGCACGTACGAGCAGTCAGCGTTGAAATCACCCAGGAACATCATGTCCTGCAGGGCACTGCACTGAGTCCCTGTCCCTTTAGGGAGCAAGGACTGCCTAAAATCTTAAGGGAGATTTTTTAATCTACAAATCCCCCTGAGGTGACCCATCATGCAGGGACAAGCCCCCAGGAATGGCAGGAGGgccatccagcagctccctgcctggagaCTGATGGCATGGCCCCTGCTCTGATGGGTACAAGAGGCCTCCTGTGGGACCTGCTCATCCCCTtgctgccctggggaggagCCAAGCTCCCCAACGCTGCTTACATTAGTCCCCCACTTGTTGATGACATCGGTGTAGACGTCGTAGAGCGCGTCGATCTCCTGTACTGCGTGGCTGGGCTCCGAATGCAGAGGCACCAACACGAACTCCTGCACCTCTGCAGGACAGCTGGCCATCAGCCCCTGGCTTGGTGCATCtcctgagcagggaatgggaacCCCAGGAAACCACCCCAGACCAAGCCCCAGCTAATGGCCAGGAAAAGTAGTTGAAGGGAAAGGGTGTGATGAGTTTGGTGCTCTGCCTGTCCCTCAGACTGGAAATTCCAGTGGGGAGCTGCATGCCTTTGTGCattgtttggggtttgctcCTTGTTTCCCATTAGCATTTGCAAGCCAATATGGTTTTGGGCAGGAGATGGGATagtgtgtgtgccctgaggaGGTTCCCAGGAGGTGGAGGTGATGGCATGGGGTAGGCAATGGAACGAAGTGGGAAATGGGACATGATGGGAGACACAAGGGATGGGGGATGACAGGTGATAGGAGATGGTACATGATGGGAGATGGCACCCAGCCAGAGGAAGCAGGTGGTGGGATATGGCACAAGATGGGAGGTAGCACATAATGGGATGTAGGACACGATAGGAagcagctggagatgggagaTGGCACACAACTGGAGAGAGCTCATGGTGGGAGATGACAGGTGATTGGTAGGAGATGGTACATGGTGGGAAACAGCAGGGGTTACTGGCCATGCTGGGCAGGGACATAGGACCCCTGGGCACCCATGGGTGGGACCCTGGTGAAGGATTGCAACCCCCCTGTCCTtggcaggcacagctctgggctcagccctgcgtGGAGGGGACCCTGTGCCAGGTCTGGGCATCCCCCAAGGTGGGCTCTGCTCACGTGTGGTGGGTGAGGAGAACTTCACAATGAagggctccctgctgaaggTGTCGTTCCCACAGGGTTCACAGCCATCATCGTAGTAGTAGCTTCCCAGCACGGAGACCATGTCTGACCtgagggaggagagcagggcagcccccagcactgctcctgcacagcccaggcccCCAAAGGTACCCATCCcctttgggggtgctggggagggtGGCAGGTGACACCTGGCAGCATCCCTTACCTGTAGATGAAGAGGTACTGCTCCTTGTAGGTGCCCCGACCCAGGGGGACGCTGATCAAAAACTCGTATGGGCgcttcccagcactgggagcaaGTTATGGAGAAGGTGAGAGGAGGCTCCTGGTGCTCCCCAGCATCCACCAGGCTCTCTCCAGCTGAGCCAGAGgtgtcctggcagggctggaatccACCCCAGAGTCCCCTTTGCAGACACTCCCACACCAAGCCATTGGGTCACCTGTTGAGCTGGTCCATGAGGTCATGGACGGCGCTCAGGTCGGCATCCCGCACCTCCTGCACCAGCACGATGTCGTACTCCGACAGGATCTGGGGGGAcaagctcagagctgctctcccctggccaggagctgctctggggttgCTCTTCTGGGCTGCAAAGGCTCCCAGGCTGGCAatgggagggcagcagggacctCCGGGCCAGGGAGGGACCCCGGTGCTGGTGTGCCCTTTGTGTCCACCACCACCTACCCAGCATCTGCTCCAGGGGAGGAACCTGGGCAGCATCAAATTCACCCAGCCTTGACTGAGGACCTGCAAGGGTGGAGATGGCCTGAGGTGGGAGATGGTGATGGGGGAAGAGAAGATATGTGGGTAGATgaacggatggatggatggatggatggatggatggatggatggatggatggatggatggatggatggatggatggatggagggagggatggatggatgcatggatggatggatggatggatggatggatggatgcatggatggaagGAAGGATGTAGGAAGCAGGTGTCCCActgcccaagctggctgcatcccagagagcagagcatGTCCAGGCCTGCTCCTCCCCACACTCACAGAGACAATGATGTTTGCGATGGTCTGGTTGGCCATCTTGGTGTCCCCAAAGGCTCTGATGTTGAAGGCACCAATCTTCAGCGTGGTGGCCACATGCAGCAGGAGAGCTGCGACCAGCAGCGACAGCACCGGCCTTGAGGCTGCCATCCTGTGCAGAGGTGCAGGAGGGGCTCAGCTGAgagggggatttgggacagACAACAGGGATAGCCAGGGTATTCCTGCTGGCCATACTGGTTTCACTGGGAGCCATCTGTTTTCTGGGGAACCACCAGGATGCAGGGGTTGTACCTCTGTTGCATGGGGCCTCATCCTACCTGTCCCTCCTGGAAGGAGACCAGGCCACTCACAAGGCTGGAGTGGAAAATTCCCTGGCCAGCGAGTAAATGTCATTTCATAGTGACACAGAGCAGTCACTTCCTCATTCCCCATGAGGAAGAGCTCAGCCTGGACACCTCTTCTGGCCCTGGATTGATAGCAGTGGCCAGGGAGCCCAAAATCCCTTGGCTTGTGCCTCTCCCACCTTTCCCCGGATCAGTGCCAGAGACCCCAAAGACCctacagcagctgtgctgggacacagcaAGGGATAGCTCCTCCTGACACCCCACCTTCTCACTGCCTGGAGCATCCTCACCTGGGTAACctgcccctcccctgccccccatcctcacccagcagtgcccctgcCCCATCCTCACCCAGCTGGCTCCCTCAGGACCCTCTGCaaaggcagtgctgcagctcccacccgCGGGAAAGGTGTTTGGGAAGGATTTCCCCTGGCACTCGACTGCCTTGGGGTAATGTTTcaccagcctgggctcctgagTGCCTGATAAACGGGCTGAGAGAACAGGCAAATGCTCCAGCTTTTGGTAACCAAATCTGAGCCTGAGGAAGGATTTGCTGGCCTCAAGCTCACTTTTTCTTCTTGGGCAGCTGCTCTAGTTAAATCCTCACTTTTCCCACTGGCATTCCTGCTCCAAACTCTTCCCTCTAACACCACAGTCCCTTCAGTTGATAATGCAGCCATTTGGCAATGCCATGATTTGGTCATGCCAAAATTTTCCCAAAGCCCCATAAATCCTCCCCACTCCTGGAGACCACAGCAGCCTCTGAACCTCCCAGGCAGAGGCACCTGCAAGGGGCATGTTCACCCCTGAGCTGCACCCAGGTTTGGCCCAGCAGAGCATTGTGGTAGAATTgagctggaggaggtgacatTGTGAAGGGAAGCtcctgggagggtgggaagagaggagagcaggacctaCCTTTGATGTTGTCCGAGGACTCTGGAGGGGGAAGGATCTGCACCTGCATTTATGGAGAGGGACGCTCTCTCCTTGCCAGGTGGGTGCCCAGCCAAGGATCATGTGAGGCCGCAGGCTCCATATGGCATTTTTCACGGAAGCAAAGGTCTGCTCAGTGAAAAAAGAGCTCTTTCAACCTCTGCCAATGCCTCCCACCACAGGTAAGGCCGAGAGGGATTAAAATGCCAACAAGAGCTCTGCAAGGTGGAATGAATGTCAGAGATCTCTTGTGGGGATCAGCAGCTTCCCAATACATGGCATGGGCAGCTCTCACTCATCACCAGATACAAATTCTCTTAAAAAGCGTTTATTTCACCAACACAAATCATTCCCACCCAGCACCCCACATTTCCAACAAGCTGTGAgtgtgctggggccagcaggagccATCCCAGTGTGGTCTTTGGGTGTGAAGCCAAAAGCTACAAAAGAATAACAAATCCCTGCCACGGTGCccacccccagaccctccccaggAGGTGCCCTGCCTCAGGCCCTGTCCCTGGGAGGGCCATGCAGTGCTGAGGGGTGGCAGCCCTCCACCCTAGCCACTCACACAGCGGCCTTGGCTGATGTCCCTGcctccaaaggcagctgccaTGGTTCCCAGAAGGTGTGCAGTGATCCTTAGGGGGCTGgaggccctgccagcctctcccCTGGAGCCAGGCACCCTCCAGAGAACGGGTGCTCCCCACAGTGGGATCAGGGCTGGACCTAGACCCCCCCAACAGGCTCCCCAGGTTGGACCCAGGTTTCCCCAGCCAAACCCTCCATGGTCAATCCCTCTTCAGGTCAGGACCCCCCCCAGGGGCCAGACCCAGGACCAAGACTCTCCTGAGCCAAGGTCCCCCCAGAAACTGTCTCACCAGGCTAAGATCCCCTCAGAGTAGAGTCCCAGGGTTTAACACCACTTCTGGGCCAAGACCCCACAAAGATCAGAGCCCTTTCATGCCAACACCCCCAGGGCTGGACCATCCTCAGGGCCAATACTCCCCCCAGGGCTAAACCCCACTTCTGCACATCCCACGAGGGCAGCAGGAACAAAGGTGCACTTCCCAAAGCCCACAGCCAAGAGCCAAGCTTCTCCCAAGCcaggagctcctgagccagcccaaggagcagcccccagggccgATATCCCCTCACGCCCAGACCCCTCCATGCTGACACCCCTTGACTCAACCCCAGCACCAGCCCCCGGGGCCAAGATTCCTCCAGGGCCGAGACCCCCTCAGGGCCAGGCTCCTCCCAGGGTTGGGACGCCTGTCTGAGTCCCCCAGGACAAGCTGTCCCCATGCCCAAGTGCTCCCGCCCATCCCGGGCCCGGTTCCCTCACGGCCGAACTCCCGTTACCCCCGCTGGCGGGCCCGCCAGGGGGCGCTgtcggcggcggcggcggcagcgcgtGATCATTTTTGTCCTGGCCGGGCCGCCGTAGCGCCCGCCCGTCCGCGCCGCCGAGGGGAGGCCGcgccgagcggggccgggagcgaagagggaccgggaccgggaccgggaggGGAGCGGGGCCATGAGCGACATCCGGCACTCGCTGCTGCGGCGGGACGCGCTGAGCGCCGCCAAGGAGGTGCTCTACCACCTGGACATCTACTTCAGCAGCCAGCTGCAGAACTCGCCGCTGCCGCTCGTGGACAAGGGCCCCACGGATCTGCTCGAGGAGTTCCTCTTCCAGGTCCCCAAGGAGCGCGGAGCGCCGCCCAAGGTGCGGCACCGACACCCCGGGCGGAGCGGGACGGGCCCGGCGGGCGTGGGGGACAAGGAGGGCACGCCCAGGAGCTCAGGACAGGATCCCTGCTGGAGCCTCAGGCCTCAGAACGGGACAGGGTCCCTCCGGCGCGGACTGCTGCTGCGGGCTGAGGGCTGAGATGGGCAGCACTGGGTCCCTGAGGCTCTGTTACTGGATATTGAGGGCTCAGATGGGCAGGACGGGGTCCCTGAGGCTCTGTTACTGGATATTGAGGGCTGAGATGGGCAGCACTGGGTCCCTgaggctctgctgctgagggctcAGATGGGCAGCACTGGGTCCCTGAGGCTCTGCTCGTGGAGGCTGAGGCCCCAAGACTTCAGCCCGGGGTCCCTGGGGTGCTGGTGACTGAGGTTTTTGGCAGGGAGGGGGCTGCTGGCCAGTCCCTGATGGTTGCCCAGGATTCCGGGTGTGATGgaggccctgggcactgcccacagcccctgagtgctgcagctgggccctgccagggtgtttggggggtttgggatggagctggggctcaGAGATGAGCAGTGagaagccacagctgctggtggctgttGGGGTACGTGGCCCTgcagctctcagtgctgctgaggccagctctgcccccagcTACCGTGCAGGGCCCTCAGTGCTGCTATTTGCAGAGGGAGGAAATATTTCCTCCCCCAGCAATGTCAGTCTCATCTCTCACTTGGTGGGCAGCACTTGCAGGTGCAGCAAGCAACAGCTTTGGTGTTCAGATGAAACCTGGAGCTCTTCAGTGTCACCAGATAAATGCACTGTTGGTTCAAGAAGCTTAGATGTGTGTGCTGTGCATAAAGATTGAGTCCCTCAGCCCAAAATGAAGCTCTCAGCCTTTGCTGTTCCTGTCTTTTCAGTTGTTTTATGGTCCTTCAAGAGGCTCAGTGTATTTTacagctttgcttttgttttctttcagagaCTGACCCCACTTCAGGAACTTCAGCTCCTTGAGATCATGTGCAATTATTTCCAAGAGCAGACCAAGGATTCAGTCCGGCAGGTCATCTTTTCATCTCTCTTCAGCCCCCAGGGGAACAAAGCAGATGACAACaggatggccctgctggggaAGCTGGTCTCCATGGCAGTGGCTGTCTGCAGGGTGCCTGTGCTGGAGTGTGCTGCCTTCTGGCTGCAGGTAcagctcctgtgcaggcaggggGGCCTGGGGGAAGAGGTCAGGGTGTGCTCCAGGGTGGGCACAGtgagctggggcacagctggtcACAGTCAGCTCCTCCTCTCTGGCAATTTCAGCTGCCCCGTGTCTGTGCTCATGTCCATTCCTGTGCTCTGGCATCAGGGAGAACTTTGCCAATCCATTCATGTGCTgcaatggaagaaaaaaattatttgggtgggtttttttactgtgaaAGTTTTAATAATCCCTCCAAACCCTGCATATTGAAAGGGCTCAGTGGAGGGTTTGACCAAAGCAGGGAGCAAACCTTGCCTGAAGAAGCTGACTCTGGAGTGTGGGAAATAAACCCTTCCTGATGTGCAGGTTTGGGTGTGGAAGAGGCAAacccctgtctgaaatttgggCACAAAATACCTGTGTTTATCTTCTGTGAATGCAGTAGGTTGGAGATCTTCTCCTTCCCCACTGAGGGTTCTGGGAAGTGCACCTTGTTCCTGCTGCCCTTGTGGGATGTGCAGGAGTCACAGCTGACACAGGGGCAAGAgcaggaaggctgtgctgggagggaaggggggaggAGGCAGATCTCCTGTTTGCTGAGGGTCCCTTTTCTCCCACATGGTGAGTTTTTGGGAGGGCAGGATGGGACATAACCTGGACAGCAGGACAAggtgtatttttatttcagatggCAGCTTTTAAGTGACAGGAGGATTGCACAGAATATTTTCCACATTAAAAATATCAGGCATGGCAGCTGAACCATTTAAACTACAGACCTGTgttagaatcatggaatcacagaatggattgtgatggaagggaccttaaatctcatcccattccacccactgcagagacaccttccactatcccagattgctccaagccctgtccagtgTGGCCTTGAGCTCTTCTAGACCGGGTTGGAGaggccacagcttctctgggcaacttgtgccagggcctcactgccctcacagggaagaaatgTTGCTGAAGTAGTAAAAAAAACCTCTAAGTCAAAATATTGATCTAAAAGGTTTCGATTTTAAGCCACAGCTACTGTAAACTTGTGATGgggttcacaggggtctcaggttgagggaagaaacaaggatctgactccatgtttcagaaggctgatttattattttattatatatattacattaaaactatactaaaagaatagaagaaaggatttcatcagaaggctagctaagaatagaatagaatagaatagaatagaatagaatagaatagaatagaatagaatagaatagaatagaatagaatagaaatgaTGACAATCTGTCTAAGCCGGCTGGGctttgattggccattaattggaaacatccaacatgggccaatcccagatccagctgttgcattccacagcagcagataatcaatatTTACATTATGTTCCtgagcctctcagcttctcaggaggaaaaatcctaaggaaaggatttttcataaaagatgtctgcaacataAACTCAAGATACCACCATCTATTTTGATATTGCAATACagtgattttatttctgtgagaGTGGGTGTTTGATGAGCTGAGAGAGAGCACCCACAGCAAGGCAGTGCCACGAGGGGCAGGTGGGGACACAGTGACAGGTGTGatctgtgtcccctgtgtgctgtccctgcagaggacCCCAGCTGTGTTCTGTGTGAGGCTGGCCCGAGCCCTGGTGGATGATTACTGCAACCTGGTGCCAGGCTCCATCCAGACCCTGAAGCAGATCTTCACTGCCAGCCCTCGCTTCTGCTGCCAGTTCATCACATCAGTCACAGCTCTCTACGACCTCTCCTCAGGTAAAAGTGCCTCTTTCCTAGTGAGAGGTGCAGTGTAATGCACCACGAGTGAACTGTTGCAAGAGATGTAACTGCTCGAATGCTAAAGAGGTGTTACCATGTAATTATTGCCGGAGGAAGCTCAGGGGTGTGGCTGTTGCCTCATCTGGCACTGGGCTGAGAATAAAAATAACCCCTCTGCGGCTGATTTAGAATTCcagcctggtttgggttggaatggaccttaaagctcaGCTTGTTCCACGCCCTGCtgtggacagggacaccttccactagaccaggttgctccaagccctgtccagcctggccttggaccctTCCAGGGATTTGGAGTCCACAGCCAAACAAGGGAGAGTCTGTGCTGGAGAAGCAGCCAGGAACACCTGACACAAAGGGCGTTGTCCTCCACAGGGGGCAAAGGACATGGCACCTTGTtgactgagcagctctgggagtgAAAGTTGATCTGTCTGGGCTCAGTCAGCCCTGAGAGAGACTTGGGGCTGCCTGTCAGTCTGATCCcttccaaaaaggggttaaacaAGTTCTGAATGTtggcaggctggagcaggatttCTATGGAGCAGTGGTGAGAAACACAATCAACATAACTCCAGTGCACTCTTTAACTGTGTGTGTGACCTGCCAGTGGTACAGCCTGCCTCAGGTTGTTGCTCAGACACTTTTAGGTGTCTAAAATAAGATTGATTTAGCTCTACTCAGCCACAGAAAGCTCATGGTAGACCAGAGAACAGCCATACACTAAGTACCAACACCACCTACAATCCAGAAAAGCAAATGCTGTTATTGATAAAGGAAATGCTTTGCACACTCTTCTGCAGATAAACAGCTTGGCATTACTGAGGGTGAAAGAGAGGTTCAGGCTTAGCCTTCATGTTGTTTTTATAAAGTATTTGGTAGAGCTCAGAGCATATTTTATATCCCATCATCATGTCAGAAAGACATGTTAGAAAGGAAATAACTTGAGTCATaggaagtaatttttaaattccttATTTTATTTGAGATGTTTTTGGTGACACAGAAAAAGGGAGCTTGCTCTTCCACTGCAGCATTCCCCCTGTGGGAGGATGATGTGTCAGGGTTTCTCTTGTCTGTAGTCAAGTTCATGACCATCTTTCACTTCTTACCTGAAGCTTTACATAATCTTATAATCCTTTATATGTCATGTAATTGTGTTGTTGCATTGTGTTTTTCCACAAGACACGTTTGTTTAGGTATGTAAGTATTAAAAGAAATGAGTTATTTGCACTTCCTTCTCTTCACCCAACAATCTTTTGCTATTTCCCTTGCCCATTGTACTTCCTGTGGCAAGGAATAAATGGAGACttaaattagggaaaaaatgagCAGATGATGGGTGGCAGAGAAGAAAATGACAAGAGAATCTTGGCTGGGAAAGGGGATAAATATCAGTGTTTGGTGGTGTCTTTGGAATAGGTGGGGAAGCTGACAGGAACATGGTTGTGTCTTGGGAAAAACAGCAGAACTGGGGAGGTTCAGAGATTGTAATTGGGACAGCGTAGGATGGGTGGGTGTGAGAGCCTAATTAGGGCCTGAATTAATAAATAAAGTAACAAAGGCTCAGCTTACCCACCATTAACTCTCCTATCTGCAGATGACCTGATCCCTCCCTCAGACCTGCTGGAGCTGATTGTCTCCTGGATCTTTGAGGACCCTCGTTTGATCCTGATCACCTTCCTGAACACTCCCATCGCAGCCAACCTGCCCATGGGATTCCTGGAGCTCACCCCGCTCACCGGCCTCATCCGCTGGTGCGTCAAGGCCCCCCTGGCCTAcaccaggaagaaaaaagcctCTCTCTCCAATGGACACCCTCCCAACAAAATTGCCAAGGACTCAGCTTCAGGAGAAGACAGGGATTGCCACCAGCTCTATTCCAAGCTGCATCTGAGTGTCCTGCAGGTTCTTATGATGCTCCAGGGGCATTTAACGGAGAAAAACCTTTATGGGCGCCTGGGGCTGGTACCCTTTGACCACGTGGTTCCTCTGGTGGAGGACATTAACAGACTGTCTGATGAACTCAATCCTCTCAATGCATCCAAAGAGATTGAACTTGCTCTGGACAGGCTGGCTCAGGCTTTGCAAGTGGCCATGGCATcaggagctctcctgtgcaCCAGAGGTGAGTtgtctgtggggctggcagagaCCTGGCATGGGATTCTTCTCCTCCAGAAGTTGTAAGAGGCAGTTTAGGGGTGAGGGAATAAAGATCAAGGTGTTCACACCATAATCAGTAGTTTGCCCTTGTTAGAAAGTGATAGTGCACAAAATAGTTCAGAAAAAATAGCTGGATGGAGAGTAAGAAAGGAGAGTTCACTGCTGTGGGTGGGTCAGGCCTTGCTTTGCAGAGTGGGGACTGGTCCACAGCCCTGCACTCTGCACCAGGGGTTGTATCTGGTGTCTGGCATGGGGACACTTTGTTCCCCTCAGAATTGCCTGTAGCTATTTAAAAAGCATTGTTCGATTTTCTTCAGTTTAAGTTCTCTGAgtctgcagctggaggagaggcCATGAAGCACATGAACCCCTGGGTGGGTGTGCTAGACAAAGAATgtgaaaagcaaataatttatCTTCAACTGAAACTTTTGTGACTTCAGCTCACCTATAATGAGACCCCATTACAGGGTGTCCAAATTCAGCTAAACTCAGTAAAAAAGGGCTGCTAGCATGGCTTTTGTCTGGCTTTCCTGTCTCCAAAGCCACTTCTTTCCAAAAGACATGCAGAGAGATAAAAGGGAAGTGGCTCAACACAGGGCAGGGTCAGCCACACAGGCTCTTTTCTTGTGATATTCTCTTTAAAACCAGACAATTTTAGGTTATACCAGAAGGCTTGAAGCTCTCTAACAGCTGGGACATTAAGTGCAGACCACAACTGCCTCTGCCTAAGCAGGGATCTGATCCTTTTGTCCTGGCTGAACCAGTGCTGCTGGTCAAATTTCACTgttcttcctcctcatctttTATAAAGTAACTCTGAGTGTTATAAGAACAAACAGGAATCAGAGTTTTTTGATCTGAGGGCTGATTTCAGCTGTGTTTGTTCTTAGCTGGAACATTCTGAGCATTGCTCTTTCTGTGGAAGGTAGTTCAGTGTAAGGGGCTGCTGAAATACCAGTATTTCAGTGTTTTGGGGTTGTGTGTGTCTACAAAGGCAGGAGTTTGTTCTTAACCTATTCCTGAAAACACTTTATCAATGGGATATGTTGTTAAATTCCTTGGTTCTAGCTATTCTGCTTTAGCAGAAGTTTGGAGATGGTAAAAATTGTGCAATTTCTAGTTGATAGTTTCCAGCAAGAAAACCCCACCCCATTCCTTACAGTTGCAGTGgttaaaaacccaaaaccaataCGAAACAGGTACTGGGCAGAGTCACACCTTGTGCTTCCTATGTCTGAGTTACTTCTTGTTGATGTATTGCTATTGTAAAATCCACCCTAAGGCTTATCTCTCTTAAATATCAAACATATATAACAGTGAAGGGGCTGGTGGGGAGAGTTGGTGAAATGGAGAAACATTTTCTCTGCTATGAAGGTTTTGGGTCTGAGAGAGGAATTCTGGATCTCTTGCTGACTGATGATGATGACAGGTTACTGACAGATTCAGTAATCACTAATTAATCAGTAAAATTAATGATTATTCAGTGAGCTGACCTTCCTAGACAggacagcagagaggaaaaccACTCTAATTTCTGCTTTATCCTTATTGTTCATCTTGTGTCCTCTTTCAGATGACTTGAGGACTGTGTGCTCCAGGCTACCACATAACAAGTAAGAAACTTTTTACAGCTGTGTTGGCTTTGATGCATGTTCCAAGACACTCAAGGGCTGCTGAGACAAAATCTCCTTTAAAAGTTTATCCTCGTGGAATTTGGCCTTTATTCATGTGCACTTTAGCAGGAGAATGAAGGTGACACAGTGCTGGCTGCTTCTTCCCTGATTCCTGACAGAAAGGGCCTTCAGTGCTCCCACCTGTGGGTGATCTTTCCCCTTGTGTGTTACAACAAAGGCACAGGAAAGGGAAATGAAATTCCAGCAAGGAACCTGCCCCTAAATTATCCCATCTCTAATTCCCCACTGGTTTTACCTGACTCTAAGCTCTTGCCTTTGCAATTGCTTCTTGCCTTTGCAATTGCTTCTTGCCTTTTTGCTAAAAGAGCAGGGCTTaacaaaaaggggaaaaaaattctcctgGCAGCTGTAAAGAACAGAATTGTGTCACTGTTCTCCTGGTGCTCAGCAGTGTGAAAAACGCcagtcacttgtttttaaaattttaaaagtttaatagtaataaaatggttataaaaatagtaatacaattagagtaataataatttggacaatttgaatgaggacaatatgagacaatagag includes these proteins:
- the INTS15 gene encoding integrator complex subunit 15; this translates as MSDIRHSLLRRDALSAAKEVLYHLDIYFSSQLQNSPLPLVDKGPTDLLEEFLFQVPKERGAPPKRLTPLQELQLLEIMCNYFQEQTKDSVRQVIFSSLFSPQGNKADDNRMALLGKLVSMAVAVCRVPVLECAAFWLQRTPAVFCVRLARALVDDYCNLVPGSIQTLKQIFTASPRFCCQFITSVTALYDLSSDDLIPPSDLLELIVSWIFEDPRLILITFLNTPIAANLPMGFLELTPLTGLIRWCVKAPLAYTRKKKASLSNGHPPNKIAKDSASGEDRDCHQLYSKLHLSVLQVLMMLQGHLTEKNLYGRLGLVPFDHVVPLVEDINRLSDELNPLNASKEIELALDRLAQALQVAMASGALLCTRDDLRTVCSRLPHNNLLQLVISGPVQQPTHGALPPGFYPHIHTPPLGYPALPAHPVQTFIPGVAFPYRPIR
- the LOC129127380 gene encoding deoxyribonuclease-1-like, producing the protein MAASRPVLSLLVAALLLHVATTLKIGAFNIRAFGDTKMANQTIANIIVSILSEYDIVLVQEVRDADLSAVHDLMDQLNSAGKRPYEFLISVPLGRGTYKEQYLFIYRSDMVSVLGSYYYDDGCEPCGNDTFSREPFIVKFSSPTTQVQEFVLVPLHSEPSHAVQEIDALYDVYTDVINKWGTNDMMFLGDFNADCSYVPSSQWPSIRLRSLRACEWLIPDSADTTVADTDCAYDRIVACGTALRQDIEPGSATVNNFQKKFQLQMKDALAVSDHFPVEVTLKAL